A part of Paenibacillus sp. sptzw28 genomic DNA contains:
- the fliI gene encoding flagellar protein export ATPase FliI, with protein sequence MTASRLNVQKYIEHMRPIDPVRVNGKVTQVIGLTVESEGPDASIGDVCFIYPVKSAKPLKAEVVGFRNNKVILMPLGELQSIGPGCDVVGTGKPLSVQVGSDLLGRVLDGLGQPLDGSFISSRMPHYSTHNQPSNPLMRPRVKEPLSIGVRAIDGLLTIGQGQRVGIFAGSGVGKSTLLGMVARNTSADVNVIALIGERGREVLEFIEKDLGPEGLSRSVVIVATSDQPALIRIKGALIATTIAEYFRDRGLNVMLMMDSVTRYAMALREVGLAIGEPPATRGYTPSVFANLPKLLERAGTGSKGSITAFYTVLVDGDDMNEPIADAVRGILDGHIVLSRDLANKGHFPAIDILSSVSRVMKEIVPEEQQDAANELKRLLSIYKDSEDLINIGAYQRGSNTEIDKAIENIEPIRAYTRQKTSEKVDYKEAQERLVIDFYKR encoded by the coding sequence ATCCCGTACGTGTAAACGGCAAAGTAACGCAAGTTATCGGATTAACCGTCGAGTCGGAAGGTCCTGATGCAAGTATCGGCGATGTCTGCTTCATCTACCCGGTTAAGTCGGCCAAGCCGCTCAAAGCCGAGGTTGTCGGATTTCGCAACAATAAGGTTATTCTCATGCCGCTCGGTGAACTGCAATCGATCGGACCGGGCTGCGATGTAGTCGGAACCGGTAAACCTCTTTCGGTGCAGGTGGGTTCCGATTTACTCGGCAGAGTACTTGACGGGCTCGGTCAACCGCTCGACGGTTCTTTTATTTCCAGCAGGATGCCGCATTACTCGACCCATAATCAGCCAAGCAATCCTTTAATGAGGCCGAGGGTCAAGGAACCGCTTAGTATTGGCGTACGCGCCATCGACGGACTGCTGACGATAGGCCAAGGTCAGCGCGTCGGAATATTCGCCGGGTCGGGTGTAGGCAAAAGTACGCTGCTCGGTATGGTTGCCCGTAATACCTCCGCCGACGTGAATGTGATTGCACTTATCGGCGAGCGAGGACGCGAGGTGCTTGAATTTATCGAGAAGGATCTCGGCCCTGAAGGGCTTTCGCGCTCTGTCGTTATTGTCGCTACGTCCGATCAGCCGGCTCTGATTCGAATCAAGGGAGCTCTGATTGCGACAACAATCGCTGAATATTTCCGCGACCGCGGCTTGAATGTGATGCTCATGATGGATTCAGTCACTCGGTATGCGATGGCGCTGCGTGAGGTCGGCTTGGCAATAGGAGAACCGCCCGCTACAAGGGGATACACCCCGTCGGTTTTTGCGAATCTGCCGAAACTATTGGAACGGGCCGGAACAGGGTCAAAAGGCTCGATCACCGCATTCTACACTGTGCTCGTCGACGGCGACGATATGAATGAGCCGATTGCCGACGCCGTTCGCGGTATATTGGACGGTCATATTGTCTTGAGCAGGGATCTAGCCAATAAAGGACATTTTCCCGCTATTGATATTCTGTCATCTGTCAGTCGAGTCATGAAAGAAATCGTTCCGGAAGAGCAGCAGGATGCAGCGAATGAGTTGAAACGTCTCCTTTCTATTTATAAAGATTCGGAAGACCTTATTAATATTGGGGCGTACCAACGAGGTTCGAATACAGAAATAGATAAGGCTATTGAAAACATTGAGCCGATTCGCGCTTACACCCGTCAAAAAACATCAGAAAAGGTCGACTATAAAGAAGCTCAAGAGAGATTAGTGATCGATTTCTATAAAAGATAA